TGCGCGGGCCGCGCGAACGGCAAGCTACACCCGCCGTTCGCGTGATCCCCCCAGCACACGAGTCTAGATGACCACATCGTTCGTTCGCCCGCTCGCCGCAATCGCGCTCGCACTGGCCGCCGGGGCGTGCGGCGGCGGGGCCGCGATGGAGCCCCCCGCCACCGCGCCCGCCGCCGCGCCGCAGAGCGAGAGCGCGGCATTCGTGGTCACCATCGGCAACGACACGGTGTCGGTGGAGCGCTACACCCGCACCGCCACCACGCTCACGGGCGAAGTGGTCACGCGCACGCCGCGCACCACCTCGCGCGCGTACCGGGCGCAGCTCCGGCCGGACGGCTCCGTGTCGTCGGTGGAGGTGACGACGCGGGTGCTGAACGCGCCGCCCTCCACCCCGCCAGCCATCGCCACCATCACCTTTGGGAGCGACACGGCGGCGGTGCGCATCGCGCGGGGCGACAGCGTGCAGAACCAGCGCATCTCCGCGGGCGCGAACGCGTTTCCGCAGGCGGGGGCGTACGCGCTGTACGAGCAGGCGATCATGCACACGCGCCGCGCGGGAATGGCGGATGCGCGGCTCCGCTTCCTGGCGCCGGGCGCGCCGCAGGCGGGCAACGTCGGGATCCGCTCGCTCGGCGGCGACTCGGTCCAGCTCACCACCGGCGCCGGCCCCGCCACCGTGCGCATCGACTCGGCGGGGAGGCTGCTGGCGCTGAGCGGCCTGCAGAGCACGCAGAAGTTCATCGTGCGG
This genomic window from Longimicrobium sp. contains:
- a CDS encoding DUF2911 domain-containing protein; the protein is MTTSFVRPLAAIALALAAGACGGGAAMEPPATAPAAAPQSESAAFVVTIGNDTVSVERYTRTATTLTGEVVTRTPRTTSRAYRAQLRPDGSVSSVEVTTRVLNAPPSTPPAIATITFGSDTAAVRIARGDSVQNQRISAGANAFPQAGAYALYEQAIMHTRRAGMADARLRFLAPGAPQAGNVGIRSLGGDSVQLTTGAGPATVRIDSAGRLLALSGLQSTQKFIVRRLPSLDVAALGASYAQREAAGSGLGTLSPRDSVRATIGGANIVIDYGRPLKRGRRVLGEVVPLDQVWRTGANAATGLRTDRDLVIGGTRVPAGSYTLFSLPSRDGWKLIVNRQTGQWGTEYHPEQDLARIDLQRRPATPAVEQFTIRIDPSGAGAGTLRMLWDDFELAAPIEVR